From the Nostoc sp. PCC 7107 genome, the window GTTGGGTTAACCAGAGGATTTATGTATGCGGGAAGTCAGCGTGTTGTAGTGAGTTTGTGGAGTGTTGATGATGAAGCTACATCAGAATTAATGAAGCTATTTTATGCCAATATGTTACGCAAAAATTTAAAACCTGCGGCAGCATTAAGGGCAGCACAAATAGAAATGTCACGTAATCCAAATTATGCTGCGCCTTATTATTGGGCGGCATTTACATTACAAGGAGAATGGAAATAAAAATAATATTGAAATCAAGTCTGCTTGATAGAAGCTGTTATCTCCTTAAATTATTGTTTCTGGGCGCAACCATCTAAAACTTTATTACCCAATATCAAAACAGCCGAGTAAGGGTATTGTTTATCTGACATCCCATCACTACAAGCGCTGACTTTTTCCAGAATTAACATATTATTTCCCCTGAGTTTGTAAACTCTCACCAAATCAGCAGGACGGCCTGCTGCTGTTAAAGGTTTCACGTAAGGAAAGGTTTGTTTTTTCACCTCTGGAGAAGAGTAAACAATGCTATTTTTACTGACAGT encodes:
- a CDS encoding COG3650 family protein — encoded protein: MKALIPYVALLGLSAGLLVHSSSLQAVTPNSEKFVAVGTEPFWSVTVSKNSIVYSSPEVKKQTFPYVKPLTAAGRPADLVRVYKLRGNNMLILEKVSACSDGMSDKQYPYSAVLILGNKVLDGCAQKQ